A section of the bacterium genome encodes:
- a CDS encoding transposase, protein GWVAVFWSDSGFIKGSYPPKEYCRGGRLIRDASVKAWQIVKGAKKNKQKERPYFKGKEIDLNQFSAYIIPELKTKEFDIWFSVISLNSRHRLKIPCKRTNLFNKMVKKGKLRKSFKLLKINNDYFMECFIELPEKKKQNNNKIGIDVGLNNAIATSDGKIFGKELKDLRIRTKWRSYKGKLSSQKQLLNYYAKLLVKLYPNTDFVVEKLLFKGKRNRTKEFRRRNNTWAYNHLANKLEELGRLEGFQVIKVNPQYSSLRCPVCGFTDKANRVSVEVFQCSQCGFKGNADCVGAWNLLERVAEEHSVPILSQRGLKRQFQRECRIANLQ, encoded by the coding sequence CGGGTTGGGTCGCCGTATTCTGGTCTGATTCGGGATTTATAAAAGGTTCATATCCACCAAAAGAATATTGTCGAGGCGGAAGATTAATTAGAGATGCTTCGGTAAAAGCTTGGCAAATAGTAAAGGGAGCAAAAAAGAATAAACAAAAAGAAAGGCCTTATTTTAAAGGAAAAGAAATAGATTTAAATCAATTTAGTGCTTATATTATTCCTGAACTTAAAACAAAAGAATTTGATATTTGGTTTTCAGTTATAAGTTTAAATTCAAGACACAGGTTAAAGATACCCTGTAAAAGAACGAACTTATTCAATAAAATGGTAAAAAAAGGAAAACTGAGAAAAAGCTTTAAATTATTAAAAATTAACAATGACTATTTTATGGAATGTTTCATAGAACTTCCAGAAAAGAAAAAACAAAACAATAATAAGATTGGCATTGATGTAGGTTTAAACAACGCAATTGCTACTTCTGATGGAAAAATCTTTGGCAAGGAATTAAAAGATTTAAGGATAAGAACTAAGTGGAGAAGTTATAAAGGAAAATTATCATCGCAAAAACAATTGCTAAATTATTATGCAAAGTTATTAGTAAAACTTTATCCCAATACTGATTTTGTGGTTGAAAAATTATTATTTAAAGGCAAAAGAAATCGCACAAAAGAATTTAGAAGGCGCAACAATACTTGGGCATATAATCATTTAGCAAACAAATTGGAAGAATTGGGACGCTTGGAAGGTTTCCAAGTAATAAAGGTGAACCCGCAATACAGTTCCCTAAGATGCCCTGTGTGTGGGTTCACCGATAAGGCGAATCGAGTAAGTGTTGAAGTGTTTCAGTGCAGTCAGTGTGGTTTTAAGGGAAACGCTGATTGTGTGGGAGCATGGAACTTACTCGAAAGAGTAGCCGAGGAGCATTCCGTCCCTATATTAAGCCAAAGGGGCTTAAAACGGCAGTTCCAAAGGGAATGTCGAATAGCCAACTTGCAATAA